A genomic stretch from Candidatus Dormiibacterota bacterium includes:
- a CDS encoding LPO_1073/Vpar_1526 family protein, whose translation MSDRQELRSGAGSVNIQSSGDVNFGVSYTEARMIALDVFRANFLQMRDMAREIAESRAQQILDSFLEKLRTEKIDPSITVSDPDMQYAIFDAQKGFARSGEPELGLLLSDLLLRRSKEPQRTTLQLVLNESLQVAPKLNVHQLDLLSLSWVMRCTKFKFSSKEAIFDSYAQWMEPFSHDLRAEDSSYSHMQYAGCGAIEMGEITILRILVGEYPELFQTHQMDPKIIETFMQHSPTLRRVAEYWASSQAKSFTLTSVGMALANAHFCAKFPDLTVPLTIWVK comes from the coding sequence ATGAGTGATCGCCAAGAACTACGCTCCGGTGCTGGCTCCGTAAATATTCAGTCATCAGGTGATGTGAATTTTGGTGTTAGCTACACCGAAGCGCGAATGATAGCTTTAGATGTGTTCCGAGCAAATTTTCTTCAGATGCGCGATATGGCGCGGGAGATTGCGGAGAGCCGCGCTCAACAAATTTTAGATTCTTTTCTCGAGAAACTCCGAACGGAAAAAATCGATCCATCGATTACTGTCTCAGATCCCGATATGCAATACGCGATTTTCGATGCGCAGAAAGGATTCGCACGCTCAGGAGAGCCCGAATTGGGCCTTCTGCTATCTGACCTCTTGCTTCGTCGAAGTAAGGAGCCTCAACGTACTACGCTACAGCTAGTACTAAATGAATCGTTACAGGTGGCTCCAAAGCTGAACGTCCATCAACTAGATTTGTTATCGTTGTCTTGGGTGATGCGTTGCACCAAATTTAAATTTTCGAGCAAAGAGGCGATATTCGACTCATATGCGCAATGGATGGAACCTTTCTCACATGATCTTCGAGCGGAGGACTCGTCGTACAGCCATATGCAATATGCCGGATGTGGCGCGATAGAAATGGGCGAGATCACCATCCTTAGAATATTGGTAGGTGAATATCCGGAACTATTCCAGACGCATCAGATGGATCCAAAGATAATCGAGACGTTCATGCAACATTCACCGACTCTGCGGAGGGTCGCCGAGTATTGGGCATCTTCGCAGGCTAAAAGTTTCACCCTCACGAGCGTAGGCATGGCGTTGGCCAACGCACATTTCTGCGCGAAGTTCCCGGATCTGACTGTGCCTCTCACCATTTGGGTCAAATAG
- a CDS encoding chemotaxis protein CheC, with protein sequence MSQGMNLTDLQKDALKEVGNIGAGHAATALSQLLNTKINLSEPRIDVIKFRDLASRVGHESRTVAALHMYLRGEAPGQMVVLFDREQALDFVSQFLHRVIGDIQIFDSIADSTLKELGNIIAGSYLTAIIQLTGSNLLPSVPTLSYGTVQAAFRTLMSILPDQDVFLIESAFLDKEKEVAGQFILIPETGSLGPLLSVFGVE encoded by the coding sequence ATGAGCCAGGGCATGAATCTCACCGACCTGCAAAAAGACGCCCTTAAAGAGGTCGGCAATATCGGCGCGGGCCACGCGGCCACCGCCCTCTCGCAGTTGCTCAACACCAAGATCAATCTGAGCGAGCCGCGCATCGACGTCATCAAGTTTCGCGACCTCGCATCGCGCGTCGGGCACGAAAGCCGGACCGTCGCGGCATTGCACATGTACCTGCGTGGCGAGGCTCCCGGCCAGATGGTCGTGCTCTTCGACCGCGAACAGGCGCTCGACTTCGTCAGCCAGTTCTTGCACCGCGTCATCGGCGATATTCAAATCTTCGATTCGATCGCCGATTCGACGCTCAAGGAGCTGGGCAACATCATCGCCGGTTCGTACCTCACCGCGATCATTCAACTGACCGGCTCGAACCTGTTGCCTTCGGTTCCGACGCTCTCATACGGAACCGTACAGGCCGCCTTCCGTACCTTGATGTCGATTCTTCCCGATCAAGACGTCTTCTTGATCGAGTCCGCCTTCCTCGATAAAGAGAAAGAAGTCGCGGGCCAGTTTATCTTGATTCCAGAGACCGGATCGCTCGGGCCACTGCTCTCCGTTTTCGGAGTGGAGTAG
- a CDS encoding IS1595 family transposase, whose translation MASNRNGISSCEVARALNVTQKTAWFMLHRIRVAMRDRSSEPLNGNVEVDETFVGGKLRFKRRSHYHVKSGLKSGNIGKTPVLGMIERKGRVRAEVVPSASKDTLVPKVLASVDPSAHAITTRMSA comes from the coding sequence CTGGCGAGCAACCGCAATGGTATCTCGTCTTGCGAAGTCGCTCGCGCTCTGAACGTCACGCAAAAGACGGCGTGGTTCATGCTGCACCGCATCCGCGTTGCTATGCGTGACAGGTCGTCCGAGCCCCTTAATGGCAACGTAGAAGTTGACGAAACGTTCGTCGGCGGAAAACTGCGCTTCAAACGCCGCAGCCACTATCACGTTAAGTCTGGCTTGAAGTCCGGCAATATCGGCAAGACGCCTGTGCTCGGCATGATTGAACGTAAGGGCCGCGTTCGCGCTGAGGTTGTTCCAAGCGCCTCTAAGGATACGCTCGTTCCAAAGGTCCTTGCGAGCGTCGATCCATCCGCCCACGCAATCACCACCAGGATGAGTGCATAG
- a CDS encoding response regulator, whose amino-acid sequence MSKRVLIVDDAVVMRMMIKGILSKNGFDVVGEAQNGVEAVDKYKQLSPDLVTMDMVMPEMDGITAVKQIVAHDPNAKIIMCTSMGQQALVVEAIQAGAKSFITKPFQPPKILETIQKVLS is encoded by the coding sequence ATGAGCAAGAGAGTCCTGATCGTCGATGACGCCGTCGTCATGCGAATGATGATCAAGGGGATTCTTTCTAAGAACGGCTTCGACGTGGTGGGCGAAGCCCAGAACGGTGTCGAGGCCGTCGATAAGTACAAACAACTCTCGCCGGATCTGGTGACCATGGATATGGTGATGCCGGAGATGGACGGGATCACGGCCGTCAAGCAGATCGTTGCGCACGACCCCAACGCAAAGATCATCATGTGCACGTCGATGGGACAGCAGGCCTTGGTCGTCGAGGCGATCCAAGCCGGAGCGAAATCGTTCATCACCAAGCCGTTCCAGCCGCCGAAGATTTTGGAGACCATTCAAAAGGTGCTCTCATGA
- a CDS encoding DNA polymerase Y family protein, which produces MLLCASVPEYPVAVTLAGEQAEHPVLIVDRPDRGHVIALDAAASRGGARVGQTATQALAAVPDAQITAYDAVHGRRCWEALLDAFDALTPLIEDARPGLAYLDMRGIPGDASAWVAHARAIAQAHKLPLRVGFGANKFGAYAATWIGDGALLEAGQEALALAPLPLDVLDLDPAVLQRLQLLGIATLGELARLPHGPFIRRFGAQARRWHDCARGIDRAPFLPRGHAMTIEAALFGEGHAEEEAQVFFALRTVLARVCADLAACGKRGGALHVDIELDTGERLSLEVALATPTADERTMLDLVRAKLEGMRFLAPIVGVRVRVVQLDEGGEPLALFAAADIDERSVGVTLARLEAMLGEPVRRARLRAAHPLEERFLYEPFVL; this is translated from the coding sequence ATGCTGCTCTGCGCCAGCGTGCCCGAGTATCCGGTTGCGGTGACGCTCGCCGGCGAGCAAGCCGAGCACCCGGTGCTGATCGTCGACCGGCCCGATCGAGGGCACGTGATCGCGCTCGATGCCGCCGCATCTCGCGGCGGTGCGCGGGTCGGCCAGACGGCTACGCAAGCGCTCGCTGCGGTCCCCGATGCGCAGATAACCGCGTACGATGCCGTCCATGGGCGCCGATGTTGGGAGGCGTTGCTCGATGCCTTCGACGCGCTCACCCCGCTCATCGAAGATGCGCGTCCGGGCCTGGCCTATCTCGATATGCGCGGCATTCCGGGCGATGCGTCCGCTTGGGTCGCACACGCGCGCGCGATCGCCCAGGCCCACAAGCTCCCGTTGCGCGTCGGTTTTGGCGCAAACAAATTCGGCGCGTACGCAGCGACGTGGATCGGTGACGGCGCGCTGCTCGAAGCCGGGCAAGAGGCGCTCGCGCTCGCCCCGCTACCGCTCGACGTGCTCGATCTCGATCCGGCCGTGCTCCAACGCTTGCAACTGTTGGGCATCGCTACGTTGGGCGAGCTCGCGCGTCTGCCGCACGGGCCGTTCATACGACGCTTCGGTGCGCAGGCGCGCCGTTGGCACGATTGCGCGCGCGGTATCGATCGCGCGCCGTTTCTGCCGCGCGGCCACGCGATGACGATCGAAGCGGCACTCTTCGGCGAAGGCCACGCGGAGGAAGAAGCGCAAGTGTTCTTCGCGCTCCGGACCGTACTCGCGCGCGTCTGCGCCGATCTTGCCGCGTGCGGAAAGCGCGGCGGCGCGCTGCACGTGGATATCGAACTCGATACGGGCGAACGCCTATCGCTGGAAGTGGCGCTCGCTACGCCCACCGCCGACGAGCGCACGATGCTCGATCTCGTGCGCGCCAAGCTCGAAGGCATGCGCTTTCTCGCGCCGATCGTGGGCGTGCGGGTGCGCGTCGTGCAGTTGGATGAAGGCGGAGAGCCGCTCGCGCTCTTTGCCGCTGCCGATATCGACGAACGCAGCGTCGGCGTGACGCTCGCGCGGCTCGAGGCGATGCTCGGCGAGCCGGTGCGGCGAGCGCGTTTGCGGGCCGCGCATCCGCTCGAAGAGCGCTTTCTCTACGAACCGTTCGTCCT
- a CDS encoding chemotaxis protein CheA, translated as MSDELFNREEFISYFRDEAEELLQQIDADLLRLEEFVESGETDPEIVNSLFRALHTVKGSSGMLGFSDVQNLAHKLENLCDLLRKDRMPLSESCVDILFSGRDFLTDLVEVAIGDHEPPKGLDEYGARLDQFVAIYEETSHVIEGRTGPEQTFEEATAVESKSASVADVEAFEAEIARLLAEAELKRAQAPAPPPPAETVVSATMEVAPAPAVVPAAPEAADAKKAATEKAAPKRGSIHQTIRVDIERLDALLNLVGELVINRTRISDIANTLERLMADKSVGASTGIVAPLAKDLADSAALLARTTNEIQESIMKVRMVPIGQVFDRFPRLVRDVAKARGKEVLLNISGAETDLDKTIVDEVGEPLMHLLRNCVDHGIESPDAREASGKPRAGTISLNAYHEGNQIIIEVSDDGGGIDLDKVRARGIKQGLISAEDRLTDRELVELIFTPGFSTAEVISDVSGRGVGMDVVKKNITRLKGIFDVDSVAGQGTRFTIKLPLTLAIIQALLVRVVHELYAIPLDSVIESQRVEMRDVRTVHGNEVITLRGQVVPLLRIAEFFELDGTRDPDKVMIVIVGLQGRQVGLVVDSFEGEQEIVIKPLSDVVGRIAGISGATILGNGSISLIIDVHSLVSEAYVSGRVARAEFSGV; from the coding sequence ATGTCTGACGAACTGTTCAATCGCGAAGAATTTATCTCGTACTTCCGCGACGAAGCGGAGGAACTGCTTCAGCAGATTGATGCGGATTTGCTCAGACTCGAGGAATTCGTCGAGTCCGGCGAGACCGACCCCGAGATCGTCAACTCGCTCTTCCGCGCGCTGCACACCGTCAAGGGCAGTTCGGGAATGCTGGGCTTTTCCGACGTGCAAAATCTCGCGCACAAGTTGGAGAATCTCTGCGATCTGCTGCGCAAAGATCGCATGCCGCTCTCCGAGAGTTGCGTCGACATTCTCTTTTCAGGGCGCGATTTTCTCACCGATTTAGTCGAAGTCGCGATCGGCGACCACGAGCCGCCTAAGGGGCTGGACGAGTACGGCGCGCGCCTGGACCAGTTCGTCGCCATTTACGAAGAGACGTCGCACGTCATCGAAGGCCGCACGGGCCCCGAGCAGACCTTTGAGGAAGCGACGGCGGTTGAGAGCAAGTCGGCGAGCGTTGCCGATGTTGAAGCATTTGAAGCTGAGATCGCGCGGCTACTTGCAGAAGCCGAATTGAAGCGCGCGCAAGCGCCGGCACCGCCGCCCCCCGCCGAGACTGTTGTAAGCGCGACCATGGAAGTGGCTCCGGCGCCTGCCGTCGTTCCCGCCGCACCCGAAGCGGCCGACGCGAAAAAGGCCGCTACCGAGAAGGCTGCACCCAAGCGCGGCTCGATTCATCAGACGATTCGCGTCGATATCGAGCGTTTGGACGCGCTGCTCAACCTGGTCGGCGAATTGGTGATCAACCGCACGCGCATCTCCGACATCGCCAACACGCTCGAGCGCTTGATGGCCGACAAGAGCGTCGGCGCATCCACCGGCATCGTCGCGCCGCTCGCCAAAGATTTAGCCGACAGCGCCGCGCTGCTCGCGCGCACGACCAACGAGATTCAAGAATCGATCATGAAGGTGCGCATGGTCCCGATCGGCCAGGTGTTCGACCGGTTCCCGCGCTTGGTGCGCGACGTCGCCAAGGCGCGCGGCAAAGAAGTGCTTCTGAACATCTCGGGCGCCGAAACCGATCTGGATAAGACGATCGTGGACGAAGTCGGCGAGCCGCTGATGCATCTGCTGCGCAACTGCGTGGACCACGGCATCGAATCGCCCGACGCGCGCGAGGCGAGCGGCAAACCGCGGGCCGGAACGATCTCGCTCAATGCATACCACGAAGGCAACCAGATCATCATCGAAGTCTCCGACGACGGCGGCGGCATCGATTTGGATAAGGTGCGCGCGCGCGGCATCAAACAGGGGCTCATCTCCGCGGAAGACCGGCTGACGGATCGCGAACTCGTCGAACTGATTTTTACGCCCGGTTTTTCGACGGCCGAAGTGATCTCGGACGTGAGCGGCCGCGGCGTCGGCATGGATGTGGTAAAGAAGAACATCACGCGCCTCAAAGGCATTTTCGACGTGGATTCGGTGGCCGGGCAGGGCACGCGCTTTACGATCAAGCTCCCGCTGACGCTCGCCATCATCCAGGCACTCTTGGTGCGGGTGGTTCACGAGCTCTACGCGATACCGCTCGATTCGGTGATCGAATCGCAGCGCGTCGAAATGCGCGACGTACGCACCGTGCATGGGAATGAAGTGATCACGTTGCGCGGCCAGGTGGTGCCGCTGCTGCGCATCGCGGAATTCTTCGAACTCGACGGCACGCGCGACCCCGACAAGGTGATGATCGTGATCGTCGGCCTGCAAGGGCGCCAGGTTGGGCTGGTCGTCGATTCGTTCGAAGGCGAACAAGAGATCGTGATCAAGCCGCTCTCCGATGTGGTCGGCCGGATTGCGGGCATCTCCGGTGCAACCATCTTGGGCAATGGATCGATTTCGCTCATCATCGACGTGCATTCACTAGTGAGCGAAGCCTATGTCAGCGGCAGAGTCGCTCGCGCCGAGTTTTCAGGAGTCTAA
- a CDS encoding PilZ domain-containing protein: MFKSLFGGSSNDLPSAKLPQVNTFIDAIVAGRPSRSVTVESVGGKGIVTRESLGRPGETAVLLYTTGAGRFRAASKILSSNGTSTVFEVPRRVALVGAATGAQKRQSVRLDALVIGGWRFAPAGKGVGEFVRATIRDISRGGCSLITDRAMKHGTMVEVKMDLNSAGAPLMLLGEVMRHEEIKTSGKQSHGLRFHGLRPEEDQAIVEFINRKQTDLRNRGLA, from the coding sequence ATGTTTAAATCGCTCTTTGGCGGCAGTAGTAACGACCTTCCCTCGGCCAAGTTGCCCCAGGTCAACACGTTCATCGATGCGATCGTGGCGGGCCGCCCCTCGCGCTCGGTGACGGTGGAATCGGTCGGCGGCAAGGGTATCGTCACGCGCGAGTCGCTCGGCCGGCCGGGCGAGACCGCGGTCCTCCTCTATACGACCGGGGCCGGCCGCTTTCGCGCCGCCTCGAAGATTCTCTCCTCCAACGGAACGAGCACGGTCTTCGAGGTGCCGCGACGCGTTGCGCTGGTCGGGGCCGCCACGGGGGCGCAGAAGCGTCAGAGCGTTCGCCTCGACGCGCTGGTCATCGGCGGCTGGCGCTTTGCCCCCGCGGGCAAGGGCGTGGGCGAATTCGTACGCGCGACGATCCGCGACATCAGCCGCGGCGGCTGTTCGCTCATCACGGACCGGGCGATGAAGCACGGGACGATGGTTGAGGTAAAGATGGATCTCAACTCGGCGGGAGCCCCGCTCATGCTCTTGGGCGAAGTGATGCGCCACGAGGAGATCAAGACGTCGGGGAAGCAGTCGCACGGGCTGCGCTTTCACGGCCTTCGCCCAGAGGAAGATCAGGCGATCGTCGAGTTCATCAATCGCAAGCAAACCGACCTTCGCAATCGGGGCCTAGCATAG
- a CDS encoding chemotaxis protein CheW has product MADVKEDRKQQFSGEVVQVVSFRLGSEEYGVDIAQVQEIIRMVEITHVPRAPRFMEGVINLRGQLIPIIDLRTRFGMSRIASTKSTRIVVTEIGTKRVGMVVDSVSEVLNIPIENVEDAPEMIAGVGTEYIQGVGKMNDRLIIMLDLTMVISGEEKQQLDGVETQYAAS; this is encoded by the coding sequence ATGGCGGACGTAAAAGAAGATCGCAAGCAGCAGTTCTCCGGCGAAGTCGTTCAAGTCGTCTCGTTTCGATTGGGAAGCGAAGAGTACGGCGTCGATATCGCGCAAGTGCAAGAAATCATTCGCATGGTCGAGATTACGCACGTGCCGCGCGCGCCGCGCTTTATGGAAGGCGTGATCAATCTGCGCGGGCAGCTGATCCCGATCATCGACCTGCGCACGCGCTTCGGCATGTCGCGCATCGCTTCGACCAAGAGCACGCGTATCGTGGTGACCGAGATCGGCACCAAACGCGTCGGCATGGTCGTCGATAGCGTCTCCGAGGTGCTGAACATTCCGATCGAAAACGTCGAGGACGCGCCCGAAATGATCGCCGGCGTCGGCACCGAGTACATTCAGGGCGTGGGCAAGATGAACGACCGCCTGATCATTATGCTCGATTTGACGATGGTGATTTCCGGCGAGGAGAAGCAACAGCTCGACGGCGTCGAGACGCAGTACGCGGCCTCCTAG